A window of Photobacterium toruni genomic DNA:
TTATGGTCAATTCTCACCGGCTATTTTTACGTTTGCTGAACACAATGATTCACTTGCTATCTCATTGCTACAACAAACAGCGGCTGATATTGAAATGTGGATGCAGGCATTGATATTACGTGGTGCACACAATATCTGCCTAATGGGGGGAATTGGTGAGCGTATTCAAGCATGGCTAACACCACCAATGCAACACCGTCTCGCAACACCACAAGGTGATGCTATGGATGGCGCTATTGCTATGGCGCGTGGCAATCACAATTTATTTGTACGCTAAGGAAGTATAAATGACTTATCGTCTTGATTTCACAGTAATAGAAAAAGTTGAAGGCCATTGCCGCTATGCGTTAAGTTTACATAACTTAACTGACCAAGCACTGCATGGCTGGTCACTGTATTTCTTTATAAGCCGCTGTATTGCTCCGGCTTCAGTCTCTGTGGGGACGATCAGCCAAATAGGTAGCTATAGCTGCCTATCACAATTACCGCCGTTAGAAGCTAATGGGCACTTCTACACCGAATTTATGATGAGAACGATGCCGTTTAATCTTCATGATGATGGTATCAATGAAGCTTTTATTGCATTAGATAACGATCAGCATCAAATTCAGCCATTAAAAGTTCACACTACAACCATTAATTTAGATCAAGATTCGATCGAGCGTTACTGTACGCCATTACCAAGTGTTAGCTGTGATATTGCATTAATTCCACAACCTAATCACTTAACTCGACTTCAAGGTGAGTTTGTTTTTAACCAATTTACCGCGCTTGAAACCCCACCAACCTTAGCACAAGGGGCGATAAACTGGTTACGTGCTGAATATAAAAAGCATTTTAACGAAGCGATGCCAATTAGCCCTCAGGGCAATATCCATTATCACGTTAATAATGACATTATTGAACATGGGTACCAATTACTGATCGAAACCGATAATATTTGGATCCATGCCAGTTCAGCAACTGGCTTTGTCCATGCAACATCGAGTTTATTACAACTATTACCCACTAAGCCAAGCCATCATGCAGCCGCGGCTTATTGCTTACCAATGGTAGAAATTAGCGATCAACCTCATTATAGCTACCGCGGCATGATGCTTGATTGTGGACGTCATTTTCACCCCGTCGATCGTATTAAACACCTATTAGATCACCTAGCACGCTATAAATTCAATACCTTCCACTGGCATCTAACCGATGATGAAGGCTGGCGAATTGAAATTGATGCCTACCCTCAATTAACCGAGATTGGTGCGTGGCGCGGCCCAAATGAAATTATCGCGCCACAATTTAGTCATATTGATCAACGTTATGGCGGATTTTATACCAAGCAAGATATTCGCGAGGTCATTGCTTACGCCAGTGATCGTGGCATTAGTATCATTCCCGAAATTGATATTCCAGGCCACTGTCGCGCGGCTATTTTGTCATTGCCTGAACTGCTACAAGATCCTGACGATTATTCAGTGTATCGCAGCATTCAAAACTACCCTGACAATGTTTTATCACCGGCATTAGCCGGAACTTACACCTTTATTCAAACGGTACTTGAAGAAGTATGTGCACTCTTTCCTACCCCATTTGTGCATATCGGTGCCGATGAAGTACCGAAAGGCGTATGGTCTGATAGTGCGGCATGCCGACAATTAATGGCTGACAATAACTACCATGATCCAATGGAACTTCAAGGTCACATATTGCGTTTTGCTGAGCAAGTATTACGTGATAACGGCAAACGTATGATGGGCTGGGAAGAAGCTACCCATGGCAATAAAGTCAGTAAAGACACCGTGATTTTTTCTTGGCTGAGCGAAGAAGCAGGTCTTGAATGCGTCAAAAATGGCTTTGATGTCGTAATGCAACCCGCACAATCTACCTACCTTGATTTGGCTCAAGGTTACTCAGCCGATGAAGCTGGCGTCGATTGGGCTGGTAAGTTGCCACTGGATAAAGTTTACAATTATCACCCACTTAGCATGATCGCTTCGGAAAATTCTGAGCGACAGCACATTTTAGGCATTCAAACAGCACTTTGGTCAGAATTAATAAATAACCAAAGTCGATTTGAATATATGATTTATCCGCGCTTACTAGCGGTATCGGAGATCTGCTGGAGCAAACCACAACATCGTAACTGGGATGACTTTAAAGCTCGCTTAAAAGGTCAACTTAACTATCTAGACAAGGCGGGCATTAATTACCGCCACTGTGAATAACCACGCACACAGTAAAGTGAATATTTTAAGGATTAGAAATAATGAAATACGGTTATTTTGACAATGACAACAGAGAGTACGTTATCACTCGACCTGATGTCCCAGCACCATGGACCAACTACCTTGGTACTGAAAAGTTCTGCACAGTGATTTCACAAAATGCGGGTGGTTACTCTTTCTATAAGTCACCAGAATACAATCGTGTGACCAAGTTCCGTCCTAATGCAACATTTGATCGCCCAGGACACTATGTTTACCTACGTGATGATGCGACAGGTGATTACTGGTCTATTTCATGGCAACCAGTAGCAAAAAGTCTTGATGAAGCAAAATACGAAGTGCGTCATGGCTTGTCATACTCAAAATTTGCTTGTGAATACAACGGTATTTCAGCACAAAAAACATTATTCGTACCGATTGGCGAAGATGCTGAGATTTGGGATGTAGTACTGAAAAACACCACTGATGAAGTACGTACTATTAGTGCATTCTCATTTGTTGAATTCTCATTTAGCCATATTCAATCAGATAACCAAAACCACCAAATGAGCCTTTACTCTGCAGGTACTTCTTATGAAGATGGCGTGATTGAATACGACTTGTATTACAACACCAAAGAGAAAGAAGGTTACTACTACCTAGCATCAAGCTTTGCCCCTGATAGCTATGATGGTCAACGCGATACTTTTATCGGTGCATACCGTGATGAATCTAATCCAATTGCAGTTGAGAAAGGTCATTGTTCTAACCACGTTCAAACCTGTTATAACCATTGCGGTTCGCTACACAAGCAATTTACGCTTCAACCTGGTGAAGAAATTCGCTTCAACTATATTCTAGGTATCGGTAAAAACGAAGGTCAACGTCTACGTCAAAAGTACCAAGACAATGCTGTTGTTGATGCTGCATTTGCTGAAATTAAGCACCACTGGAAAAGCCGTTGCAACAAGTTTAAAGTAACATCGCCAAATGAAGGCCTTGATACTATGATCAACACTTGGACATTGTACCAAGCAGAAACGTGTGTTGTATGGTCACGCTTTGCTTCATTTATTGAAGTAGGTGGTCGTACTGGTCTTGGTTACCGTGATACCGCACAAGACGCCATCTCTGTGCCGCACTCTAATCCAACGATGACACGTAAGCGTTTAGTTGATTTACTTCGTGGACAAGTGAAAGCAGGTTATGGTTTACACCTGTTTGATCCTGATTGGTTCGATCCTGACATGGCCAATGTTGAACCATCAAAATCACCAACAGTAGTTCCAACACCAAGTGATGCCGATAAGATCCACGGCATTGATGACACTTGTTCAGATGACCATCTATGGTTAGTCCCTACTATCTGTAAATACGTTACAGAAACCGGCGAAGAAAGCTTCCTTGACGAAGTGATCCCATACGCTGATGGTGGCGATGCAACTGTTTATGATCACATGAAAGCCGCGCTTGATTTCTCTGCTGAATATGTTGGCCAAACAGGTATCTGTAAAGGCCTACGTGCCGATTGGAACGACTGTCTAAACTTAGGCGGTGGTGAATCAGCAATGGTATCGTTCCTTCACTTCTGGGCACTACAAGAATTTATTCAACTGGCTAAATACCAAGGTAAAACAGCCGATATTGAAAAATACACCGAAATGGCAGCCAATGTGCGTGAAGCATGTGAGACCCATTTATGGGATGACGAAGGCGGTTGGTACATTCGTGGTTTAACCAAAAATGGCGACAAGATTGGTACAGCACAGCAAACAGAAGGCCGTATTCACCTAGAGTCAAATACCCTTGCTGTTCTATCGGGCATGGCATCACAAGATCGTGGTGAACAAGCAATGGATGCGGTAGATGAGAATCTTTACTCAGACTATGGTTTACATCTAAATGCGCCATCATTCTCAACCCCTAACGATGACATTGGTTTTGTAACTCGTGTATATCAAGGCGTTAAAGAAAATGGCGCGATCTTCTCGCATCCAAACCCTTGGGCATGGGTAGCTGAAGCAAAACTAGGTCGTGGCGACCGTGCAATGAAATTCTATGATGCACTGAACCCATACAACCAAAACGACATGATTGAAACACGTATGGCTGAACCTTATTCTTACGTGCAATTTATCATGGGTCGTGATCACCAAGATCATGGTCGTGCTAACCACCCATGGTTAACAGGTACTTCTGGTTGGGCTTACTTTGCCGTGACTAACTTTATTCTTGGAGTTCAGACAGGTTTTGATGGCCTAACTATTAATCCATGTATTCCAACTGAATGGCCTGGTTTTGAAGTAACGCGTGAATGGCGTGGTGCAACGTACAATATTAACGTCACTAATCCAAATCATGTGAGCAAAGGCATTAAGTCTATTACTCTTAATGGTCAACCGGTTGATGGCGCAATTGCCCCTCAAGTTGAAGGCTCTGTGAATACCGTTACGGTTGTAATGGGCTAATCACTTTTAGGGGAGTAACTTTACTCCCCATTTTATTTTGCGAGAGAAATAGGAGTTCCTCCATGATTCAATTTGGAACCGGTGGTTGGCGTGCCTTTATTGGTGAAGAGTTTACCCAAGCGAATGTACGTTTAGTTGCACAAGCAATTGCTAATATCATGATCACCGAATCAGTCACCGATAAAGGGTTTATTATCGGTTATGACCGTCGCTTTTTATCAGATAAAGCGGCAACTTGGTTTGCTGAAGTCTTAGCGGGAAATAATATTAAATGTAGTTTTATCAATCGCTTCGTACCAACACCGATCGTGATGTTTAAAGCGAAACAAACTGGTGCAATTTACTCAGCATGTATTACTGCCTCACATAACCCAGCTGACTACAACGGCATTAAAGTGTTCATCGAAGGCGGTCGTGATGCTGATGAAATCATCACCCAAAAAATTGAACAACAGATCGCAGTATTAACCGCTGCTGATATAAAGAATGTCGATTTTGAACAAGCGCAACATGATAAGTTAATTGAAATCATCAACCCAATGAACGAGTTTGTTGATTCTGTTATTGCGTTGCTTGATTTAGAAGCGATAAAACAAGCTAATTTACGCGTGCTTATCGACCCAATGTTTGGCGTTGCTAAAAATGCACTACAAACAGTATTAATTACAGGTCGCTGTGATGTTGATGTTATCAACGATGGTGAAAACCCAGGTTTTGGCGGCTTAATGCCATCACCAAGTGCTGCAACCCTTTATCGTCTTAAACATTTAGTCGCTCAAGAAGGCTATGACATTGGTATTGGTACAGATGGTGATGCTGATCGTTTAGGGATCATTGATGAAAAAGGTAACTTTATTCATCCTAATGAAGTGTTACTACTACTGTATTACTACCTATTAGAATACAAAGGCTGGAAAGGCTCTGTTGTGCGTAATATCGCTACAACACATTTACTTGATAAAGTCGCTGCAGCCTATGGTGAAAAGTCATTTGAAGTACCGGTTGGCTTTAAGCATATCAGCTCACAAATGGAAGCCGATGACTCATTACTGGGCGGTGAAAGCTCAGGTGGCCTGACTATTCGTGGCCATATTAAAGGTAAAGATGGAATTTTCGCATCAAGTTTATTAGTTGAAATGATCAGTTCAACGGGTAAAAAATTATCTGAATTATTAGATGAAATTTATACTCGCTTTGGCTATGCCTATACAGCAGAAGGCGATTGCACCTTTAAAGCAGCTGAGCGTGATCGTCTTTATAATAAAATTTATATCGAAAAATCACTGCCTGAATTTGATTACGAAATCGAAAAAGTCAGCTATACCGATGGTGCGAAAGTTTACTTTAAAAATGGTGGCTGGGCGATTGCACGTTTCTCTGGCACTGAGCCATTACTGCGTTTATTTGTAGAAATGGAAGATCAAACCCAAGCAGAAGCTGTTTTACTGCAATTTAAACAATTTCTTTCGATATAACAGTTAGTTATTTTCATTGCTAAGTCCTAGTAACACGCCCTATAGCTGTTACATTGTGCAGATCTGCAATCATGATCTTTGCCACAGGGTAGTCTTTTGACTACCCTTTTCTTTATTACAAAACAACAACCATCAAATTAACAATAACCAATTATCGCTCACAAATAACACTATAAATATTATCAATTAATTAAAAAACGCATCATATCACATACAATTATCCAATTAAGGTCCATGCTTATCTCATCAAATATAACTTTCTGCGCAAGGTAAGGAGTTGTTATGAAAAAGGTCATCATCGCTATCACAATGATCGCACTCGCTATTTTATTTAGCGAACATTTTCATTCATTCTCAGTTGGATTTACACTGGCGATTGTCGCTGTCAGTTGTAGTTATTTAATTGCTTACCAAGCTATTCGCCAACCACAATATGCGATGAGTTTTTTAGTTGTTGCCGCATTAACGAAACTAGCTATTACGGTAATGGGCGTTATTTGGGTCTTTTCTGCCAATATAATTCATTCACCGCTAACATTTTTAGTCGCTTATACTCTTTTCTCTGTTGTTATTACTTATTTTGTTTCACGCTATCGAGCACATCGCCGCGATATTAGTGATCAACAACAACGTGAAATTTTTCAAACTGGTCTCTATGAATTAAAGTAGTTTTCCAGAGACGAAAAAACCTGAATCTTTCGATTCAGGTTTCTTCAATAATGTGAAGTGGACGGGACTTGCCATACCTAACATCAGCGCGCCCCTCGGCGTGACTGGCCGCTAAGCTTCCCAATAAAAAGCCTAACCGACTGAACTACCACTCCGCAGTGTCTATTCAATATCATCTTACTTTTATGCCGACGAAAAAAAACCTGAATCTTTCGATTCAGGTTTCTTCAATAATGGCGGAGTGGACGGGACTCGAACCCGCGACCCCCGGCGTGACAGGCCGGTATTCTAACCAACTGAACTACCACTCCGCAGTGTCTATTCAGCATTTAAGCAATTTGAAACTTAGCAATGTCCTACTCTCACATGGGGAGACCCCACACTACCATCGGCGCTACAACGTTTCACTTCTGAGTTCGGCATGGGATCAGGTGGTACCGCTGCGCTATGGTTGCTAAGTAAATTCTGTGTCTATTACTGTTACCTAATAACAATAATATAAATTTGAAGCCTGGCGATGTCCTACTCTCACATGGGGAGACCCCACACTACCATCGGCGCTATTACGTTTCACTACTGAGTTCGGCATGGGATCAGGTGGGTCCATAACGCTATGGTCGCCAAGCAAATTCTGGTTTATTTATTACCTTGTGGTAATAAATAGCAATCTGGGAAAATCTAACTAGTTGTTCTCACACTCATTCAAGCGTTTGTAGAGTCCGTCTCTTCTCTTTTGAGAAGAAAAACCCCTTGGGTGTTGTATGGTTAAGCCTCACGGGCAATTAGTATCAGTTAGCTCAATGCCTCGCAGCACTTACACACCTGACCTATCAACGTTGTAGTCTTCAACAACCCTTTAGAGACCTTAAAGGTCTAGGGATGACTCATCTTGAGGCTCGCTTCCCGCTTAGATGCTTTCAGCGGTTATCGATTCCGAACTTAGCTACCGGGCAATGCATCTGGCGATACAACCCGAACACCAGCGGTTCGTCCACTCCGGTCCTCTCGTACTAGGAGCAGCCCCTCTCAATCATCCAACGCCCACGGCAGATAGGGACCGAACTGTCTCACGACGTTCTAAACCCAGCTCGCGTACCACTTTAAATGGCGAACAGCCATACCCTTGGGACCGACTTCAGCCCCAGGATGTGATGAGCCGACATCGAGGTGCCAAACACCGCCGTCGATATGAACTCTTGGGCGGTATCAGCCTGTTATCCCCGGAGTACCTTTTATCCGTTGAGCGATGGCCCTTCCATTCAGAACCACCGGATCACTATGACCTGCTTTCGCACCTGCTCGAATTGTCATTCTCGCAGTCAAGCGGGCTTATGCCATTGCACTAACCTCACGATGTCCGACCGTGATTAGCCCACCTTCGTGCTCCTCCGTTACTCTTTGGGAGGAGACCGCCCCAGTCAAACTACCCACCAGGCACTGTCCGTAACCCCGATAAGGGGTCGACGTTAGAACATCAAGCATACAAGGGTGGTATTTCAAGATTGACTCCACAACCACTGGCGCGGTTGCTTCAACGTCTCCCACCTATCCTACACATGTAGGGTCAATGTTCAGTGCCAAGCTATAGTAAAGGTTCACGGGGTCTTTCCGTCTAGCCGCGGGTACACAGCATCTTCACTGCGATTTCAATTTCACTGAGTCTCGGGTGGAGACAGCGTGGCCATCATTACGCCATTCGTGCAGGTCGGAACTTACCCGACAAGGAATTTCGCTACCTTAGGACCGTTATAGTTACGGCCGCCGTTTACCGGGGCTTCGATCAAGAGCTTCGACCGAAGTCTAACCCCATCAATTAACCTTCCGGCACCGGGCAGGCGTCACACCGTATACGTCATCTTTCGATTTTGCACAGTGCTGTGTTTTTAATAAACAGTTGCAGCCACCTGGTATCTGCGACTCCCGGCAGCTTAGAGAGCAAGTCTCATCACCGCTAGGAGCGTACCTTCTCCCGAAGTTACGGTACCATTTTGCCTAGTTCCTTCACCCGAGTTCTCTCAAGCGCCTTGGTATTCTCTACCTGATCACCTGTGTCGGTTTGGGGTACGATTTCTTATAATCTGAAGCTTAGAAGCTTTTCCCGGAAGCATGGCATCAATGACTTCACTACCGTAGTAGCTCGACATCGTATCTCAGCCTTAAGATGGTCCGGATTTGCCTAAACCATCAGCCTACATACTTGGACCTGGACAACCGTCGCCAGGCTCACCTAGCCTTCTCCGTCCCTCCATCGCAATTATAAGAAGTACGGGAATATTAACCCGTTTCCCATCGACTACGCCTTTCGGCCTCGCCTTAGGGGTCGACTTACCCTGCCCCGATTAACGTTGGACAGGAACCCTTGATCTTCCGGCGAGGGAGTTTTTCACTCCCTTTATCGTTACTCATGTCAGCATTCGCACTTCTGATACCTCCAGCACACTTTACAATGCACCTTCAACGGCTTACAGAACGCTCCCCTACCCAATATGAACGAGTTCACATTGCCGCAGCTTCGGTGTATAGCTTAGCCCCGTTAAATCTTCCGCGCAGGCCGACTCGACCAGTGAGCTATTACGCTTTCTTTAAATGATGGCTGCTTCTAAGCCAACATCCTGGCTGTCTGAGCCTTCCCACATCGTTTCCCACTTAGCTATAACTTTGGGACCTTAGCTGGCGGTCTGGGTTGTTTCCCTCTTCACGACGGACGTTAGCACCCGCCGTGTGTCTCCCGGATATTACTTACTGGTATTCGGAGTTTGCAAAGGGTTGGTAAGTCGGGATGACCCCCTAGCCTTAACAGTGCTCTACCCCCAGTAGTATTCGTCCGAGGCGCTACCTAAATAGCTTTCGGGGAGAACCAGCTATCTCCGAGTTTGATTGGCCTTTCACCCCTAGCCACAAGTCATCCGCTAATTTTTCAACATTAGTCGGTTCGGTCCTCCAGTAAGTGTTACCTCACCTTCAACCTGCCCATGGCTAGATCACTCGGTTTCGGGTCTAATCCTAGCAACTAATTCGCCCAGTTAAGACTCGGTTTCCCTACGGCTCCCCTAAACGGTTAACCTTGCTACTAAAATTAAGTCGCTGACCCATTATACAAAAGGTACGCAGTCACCCAACAAGTGGGCTCCTACTGCTTGTACGTACACGGTTTCAGGTTCTATTTCACTCCCCTCACAGGGGTTCTTTTCGCCTTTCCCTCACGGTACTGGTTCACTATCGGTCAGTCAGGAGTATTTAGCCTTGGAGGATGGTCCCCCCATGTTCAAACAGGATATCACGTGTCCCGTCCTACTCGATTTCACTAATAAAGCGTTGTTGGTTACGGGGCTATCACCCTGTATCGCGGTACTTTCCAGAACCTTCACCTAACGCTGAACTAACTTAAGGGCTAATCCGGTTTCGCTCGCCGCTACTACCGGAATC
This region includes:
- a CDS encoding beta-N-acetylhexosaminidase, whose translation is MTYRLDFTVIEKVEGHCRYALSLHNLTDQALHGWSLYFFISRCIAPASVSVGTISQIGSYSCLSQLPPLEANGHFYTEFMMRTMPFNLHDDGINEAFIALDNDQHQIQPLKVHTTTINLDQDSIERYCTPLPSVSCDIALIPQPNHLTRLQGEFVFNQFTALETPPTLAQGAINWLRAEYKKHFNEAMPISPQGNIHYHVNNDIIEHGYQLLIETDNIWIHASSATGFVHATSSLLQLLPTKPSHHAAAAYCLPMVEISDQPHYSYRGMMLDCGRHFHPVDRIKHLLDHLARYKFNTFHWHLTDDEGWRIEIDAYPQLTEIGAWRGPNEIIAPQFSHIDQRYGGFYTKQDIREVIAYASDRGISIIPEIDIPGHCRAAILSLPELLQDPDDYSVYRSIQNYPDNVLSPALAGTYTFIQTVLEEVCALFPTPFVHIGADEVPKGVWSDSAACRQLMADNNYHDPMELQGHILRFAEQVLRDNGKRMMGWEEATHGNKVSKDTVIFSWLSEEAGLECVKNGFDVVMQPAQSTYLDLAQGYSADEAGVDWAGKLPLDKVYNYHPLSMIASENSERQHILGIQTALWSELINNQSRFEYMIYPRLLAVSEICWSKPQHRNWDDFKARLKGQLNYLDKAGINYRHCE
- a CDS encoding GH36-type glycosyl hydrolase domain-containing protein, which encodes MKYGYFDNDNREYVITRPDVPAPWTNYLGTEKFCTVISQNAGGYSFYKSPEYNRVTKFRPNATFDRPGHYVYLRDDATGDYWSISWQPVAKSLDEAKYEVRHGLSYSKFACEYNGISAQKTLFVPIGEDAEIWDVVLKNTTDEVRTISAFSFVEFSFSHIQSDNQNHQMSLYSAGTSYEDGVIEYDLYYNTKEKEGYYYLASSFAPDSYDGQRDTFIGAYRDESNPIAVEKGHCSNHVQTCYNHCGSLHKQFTLQPGEEIRFNYILGIGKNEGQRLRQKYQDNAVVDAAFAEIKHHWKSRCNKFKVTSPNEGLDTMINTWTLYQAETCVVWSRFASFIEVGGRTGLGYRDTAQDAISVPHSNPTMTRKRLVDLLRGQVKAGYGLHLFDPDWFDPDMANVEPSKSPTVVPTPSDADKIHGIDDTCSDDHLWLVPTICKYVTETGEESFLDEVIPYADGGDATVYDHMKAALDFSAEYVGQTGICKGLRADWNDCLNLGGGESAMVSFLHFWALQEFIQLAKYQGKTADIEKYTEMAANVREACETHLWDDEGGWYIRGLTKNGDKIGTAQQTEGRIHLESNTLAVLSGMASQDRGEQAMDAVDENLYSDYGLHLNAPSFSTPNDDIGFVTRVYQGVKENGAIFSHPNPWAWVAEAKLGRGDRAMKFYDALNPYNQNDMIETRMAEPYSYVQFIMGRDHQDHGRANHPWLTGTSGWAYFAVTNFILGVQTGFDGLTINPCIPTEWPGFEVTREWRGATYNINVTNPNHVSKGIKSITLNGQPVDGAIAPQVEGSVNTVTVVMG
- a CDS encoding phosphoglucomutase/phosphomannomutase family protein, whose product is MIQFGTGGWRAFIGEEFTQANVRLVAQAIANIMITESVTDKGFIIGYDRRFLSDKAATWFAEVLAGNNIKCSFINRFVPTPIVMFKAKQTGAIYSACITASHNPADYNGIKVFIEGGRDADEIITQKIEQQIAVLTAADIKNVDFEQAQHDKLIEIINPMNEFVDSVIALLDLEAIKQANLRVLIDPMFGVAKNALQTVLITGRCDVDVINDGENPGFGGLMPSPSAATLYRLKHLVAQEGYDIGIGTDGDADRLGIIDEKGNFIHPNEVLLLLYYYLLEYKGWKGSVVRNIATTHLLDKVAAAYGEKSFEVPVGFKHISSQMEADDSLLGGESSGGLTIRGHIKGKDGIFASSLLVEMISSTGKKLSELLDEIYTRFGYAYTAEGDCTFKAAERDRLYNKIYIEKSLPEFDYEIEKVSYTDGAKVYFKNGGWAIARFSGTEPLLRLFVEMEDQTQAEAVLLQFKQFLSI